A single genomic interval of Methanocalculus natronophilus harbors:
- a CDS encoding metal-dependent transcriptional regulator yields MHQHRGADSDHGRQRGCSVNNLSRKAEDYLEAIYRVASSKGYARTKDVALELGVRPSTVVEMFRKLHSFGLLEYRRYEGVVLRPEGEKIGRTVHLRHETLKEFLLLLRVPERVAEEDACFMEHELHPETIQQIRTLLDCLAAEPDAADALRRHLTAARLKEL; encoded by the coding sequence ATGCATCAGCACCGGGGAGCAGATTCAGATCATGGCAGGCAGAGAGGATGTTCTGTGAATAATCTCTCCAGAAAGGCAGAAGATTATCTAGAGGCAATCTACCGGGTTGCCAGCTCAAAAGGGTATGCACGAACAAAAGACGTGGCACTGGAACTTGGTGTCCGGCCTTCAACTGTTGTTGAGATGTTTCGGAAACTCCATTCATTTGGCCTGCTTGAGTACCGGAGATATGAAGGAGTCGTTCTCCGTCCTGAAGGTGAAAAGATCGGCAGAACCGTCCATCTCAGGCACGAGACACTCAAGGAATTTCTCCTCCTCCTCAGGGTTCCTGAACGGGTCGCCGAGGAGGATGCCTGTTTCATGGAACATGAACTCCATCCTGAGACGATCCAGCAGATCAGAACACTCCTTGACTGCCTTGCAGCAGAACCCGATGCAGCAGATGCGCTCAGGCGACACCTGACAGCAGCCCGCCTCAAAGAACTTTAA
- a CDS encoding SLC13 family permease, which translates to MDIQIILVGLVLAVTILLFISDRVRIDLVAIFAALSLAWLGLISPMEAISGFASNAVMAMAAVMILGYGIERTGITAKLARSIIRYAGSGERRVSTTVGMTVGLLSSVMQNIGSAALFLPAMRRICKQTRIPVSRLMMPMGFAAILGGCTTMIGSSPLIVLNDLLIQSDAEPFGLFAVTPVGLALLVAGVALFAFFGDRILPKKEEKPPGPSIAEIWGIDHPVRTCSLPPSSPFVGKTREEAFFKIRYGLDLLAVRTYTDITVAPSRSIRLEPGQELAFLGSEEHFQQFINDSGCIPSGEESRLREILDGEGFGFAELTVAPRASIIGKTPREIGFRQRFSVEPILHFSGETENRVDFSDIPLAPGDTIVAFGSWDTLRLLAGNRDLILLTHPEGEGMRYGKSTLAVLIFAAALGLTLTGIPLSIALLTGALAMVITGVLTIDEAYRAIEWKTIVLIAGLIPLGIAMEKTGAAALLAGSLTDALLGMHPLVIMAAVAVLATILSLIISNVAATVLLVPLVMITGAGTGIDPRALALLVAVCASNSFILPTHQVNALLMGPGGYTTRDFLRAGSIMTVIFIVIATTLIYLLVA; encoded by the coding sequence ATGGATATCCAGATCATACTTGTCGGACTCGTACTTGCCGTCACAATTCTGCTCTTCATAAGTGACCGGGTGCGGATCGATCTCGTGGCGATATTCGCGGCACTCTCACTGGCATGGCTTGGCCTCATCAGCCCGATGGAAGCAATCTCAGGGTTTGCCTCAAATGCGGTCATGGCGATGGCTGCGGTGATGATCCTTGGATATGGGATCGAGCGTACCGGAATCACCGCAAAACTTGCCCGCTCGATTATCAGGTATGCGGGTTCGGGGGAGCGGCGGGTCAGCACAACTGTCGGGATGACGGTCGGGCTCTTATCCTCGGTGATGCAGAACATCGGATCTGCCGCACTCTTCCTGCCTGCAATGAGGAGGATCTGCAAACAGACCAGGATACCCGTCTCCCGGCTGATGATGCCGATGGGGTTTGCCGCAATCCTTGGCGGATGCACAACCATGATCGGATCCAGCCCCCTGATCGTCTTAAACGACCTGCTTATCCAGTCAGATGCTGAGCCCTTCGGTCTCTTTGCCGTCACCCCGGTAGGTCTTGCCCTCCTTGTTGCGGGAGTTGCCCTCTTCGCCTTCTTTGGCGACCGGATACTCCCGAAGAAAGAAGAGAAACCTCCCGGCCCATCCATTGCCGAGATCTGGGGGATCGATCATCCGGTCAGGACCTGCAGCCTCCCCCCAAGCTCCCCGTTTGTCGGCAAAACACGGGAAGAGGCGTTCTTCAAGATCCGTTATGGCCTTGACCTCCTGGCGGTCAGGACCTATACAGATATAACAGTCGCCCCATCCCGATCAATCAGGCTTGAGCCAGGACAGGAGCTCGCCTTCCTTGGGTCTGAGGAGCATTTTCAACAGTTTATCAATGATTCGGGCTGCATCCCGTCCGGAGAAGAGAGCAGGCTCAGGGAGATCCTCGATGGCGAGGGGTTTGGGTTTGCCGAGCTCACTGTTGCGCCACGAGCATCAATCATCGGGAAGACCCCGCGTGAGATCGGGTTCCGGCAGCGTTTTTCTGTTGAACCGATCCTCCACTTCTCAGGTGAGACCGAAAACCGTGTCGATTTCTCAGATATCCCGCTCGCACCCGGAGACACCATCGTCGCGTTTGGATCCTGGGACACGCTCCGGCTCCTTGCAGGGAACCGCGATCTGATCCTGCTCACCCACCCGGAAGGTGAAGGGATGCGGTATGGAAAAAGCACACTGGCAGTTCTGATCTTTGCAGCAGCCCTTGGACTCACCCTGACCGGTATTCCTCTTTCAATCGCTCTCCTCACCGGCGCCCTTGCAATGGTGATCACAGGAGTCCTCACGATAGATGAGGCATACCGGGCAATAGAATGGAAGACGATCGTCTTAATCGCAGGGCTTATACCGCTTGGGATCGCGATGGAGAAGACAGGGGCTGCCGCATTACTGGCAGGATCCCTCACAGACGCATTACTCGGCATGCATCCGCTGGTCATCATGGCAGCTGTTGCGGTGCTTGCCACGATCCTCTCCCTGATCATCTCCAATGTGGCGGCAACCGTTCTTCTTGTTCCGCTTGTGATGATCACCGGCGCCGGTACAGGGATCGATCCCCGGGCCCTTGCACTCTTGGTTGCTGTCTGCGCCTCAAACTCGTTCATCCTCCCGACCCACCAGGTCAATGCCCTCTTAATGGGGCCTGGAGGGTACACCACCAGGGACTTCCTCAGGGCAGGGAGTATTATGACCGTGATCTTCATTGTCATCGCCACAACACTCATTTACCTTCTGGTTGCATAG
- a CDS encoding MBL fold metallo-hydrolase: MIIQQFFVPGIAHSSYIVAGNRKCAVIDPCRDVGPYIEYASQNGLQITHILETHLHADFISGHLDLAELTGATIYAPKSGKCAFPHKAVAEGDEILVEDIRFSVIDTAGHTPEHICYIAADLGRGESPVALFSGDTLFVGDVGRPDLFPGQSVELASSLYENLHTKIMTLPDEVEVYPAHGMGSLCGRAMAAKRTSTIGYEKKYNYALNIATKEEFIHALTSDMPAAPDHFARCSEINRTGPALMRTLDQPGPVDPKPFLEKIQSGALLLDTRSYPAFSGLHIPDAWHIDLSGNFATQAGWVLPPEREILLVVEEKRQAEEAALQLRRVGFDRISGFLSGGMLAWGTAALPVSRVPVLSPEEADAEVKSGTATLIDVRSQEEWDAAHAEKSIHIPWHDLRIRYEELDAEGSYIVMCRGGQRASIAASILKMKQIERVANLGGGYTAYSRAGFAP; this comes from the coding sequence ATGATCATCCAGCAGTTTTTCGTGCCCGGCATCGCCCACAGCTCATACATTGTTGCCGGGAACAGGAAATGTGCCGTCATCGACCCTTGCCGTGATGTCGGACCGTATATCGAGTATGCATCGCAGAACGGACTTCAGATAACGCATATCCTTGAGACACACCTTCATGCAGACTTCATCTCAGGCCATCTCGATCTGGCTGAACTGACTGGTGCGACAATCTATGCCCCGAAATCCGGAAAATGCGCTTTTCCGCATAAAGCAGTCGCAGAAGGAGACGAGATTCTGGTAGAGGATATCCGGTTTTCTGTGATCGATACCGCAGGCCATACGCCTGAACATATCTGCTATATCGCAGCCGATCTCGGCCGTGGGGAGAGCCCGGTTGCCCTCTTCTCAGGCGACACCCTCTTTGTCGGGGATGTCGGGAGGCCGGATCTCTTCCCCGGACAATCAGTTGAGCTTGCATCATCTCTCTATGAGAACCTGCATACAAAGATCATGACACTCCCAGACGAAGTCGAGGTCTATCCGGCGCACGGGATGGGATCCCTCTGCGGGAGGGCGATGGCGGCAAAGCGGACAAGCACCATCGGGTACGAGAAGAAATACAATTATGCCCTCAATATCGCGACAAAAGAGGAGTTCATCCACGCCCTCACTTCAGACATGCCTGCTGCACCCGACCACTTTGCCCGCTGTTCCGAGATCAACAGGACAGGACCTGCCCTGATGCGGACACTTGATCAGCCCGGACCAGTTGATCCAAAACCATTTCTGGAAAAGATCCAAAGCGGCGCTCTCCTCCTGGATACACGGAGCTATCCAGCCTTCTCAGGGCTGCATATCCCGGATGCCTGGCATATCGATCTCTCCGGGAACTTTGCCACGCAGGCGGGCTGGGTGCTCCCTCCTGAGAGGGAGATTCTCCTGGTTGTTGAGGAGAAACGGCAGGCAGAAGAGGCAGCGCTCCAGCTCAGGCGGGTTGGGTTTGACAGAATCAGCGGATTCCTCAGCGGTGGGATGCTTGCCTGGGGTACAGCCGCACTCCCGGTGAGCCGGGTGCCGGTGCTATCGCCTGAAGAGGCTGATGCAGAGGTCAAATCCGGCACAGCAACCCTGATAGATGTCCGGTCCCAGGAGGAGTGGGATGCTGCCCATGCCGAAAAGTCGATCCATATCCCCTGGCATGATCTCAGAATACGGTATGAGGAACTCGATGCAGAGGGATCATATATCGTGATGTGCCGGGGCGGCCAGCGTGCCAGTATCGCTGCAAGCATCCTGAAGATGAAACAAATTGAAAGGGTCGCAAACCTCGGCGGCGGCTACACCGCATACAGCCGGGCCGGGTTTGCACCCTAG
- a CDS encoding YeeE/YedE thiosulfate transporter family protein, translated as MLEWFTAATWSPYIVGAGIGVLIWFTFLLSDRPLGASTAYAKTAGMVETALSREKAESMPYYQKFTPTVDWQWILVIGIVIGAFLSAVLSGTFSVITVPPLFAGAFGTDMIFRGIVALAGGILMGLGARWAGGCTSGHGISGTLQLSLASLVAAICFFAGGILVAGMIYGFTFI; from the coding sequence ATGCTTGAATGGTTCACAGCGGCGACCTGGTCGCCCTATATCGTCGGGGCGGGGATTGGTGTTCTGATATGGTTCACCTTCCTCCTCTCTGACCGGCCCCTTGGGGCATCGACAGCCTATGCAAAGACCGCCGGGATGGTTGAGACGGCTCTCTCACGGGAGAAGGCAGAATCCATGCCCTATTACCAGAAGTTCACGCCGACTGTTGACTGGCAGTGGATCCTTGTTATCGGGATAGTCATCGGCGCCTTTCTCTCGGCGGTTCTCTCAGGCACATTCTCGGTGATCACGGTGCCGCCGCTCTTTGCAGGGGCGTTTGGGACAGATATGATCTTCCGGGGGATAGTCGCGCTTGCAGGCGGCATCCTGATGGGGCTTGGCGCCCGGTGGGCAGGCGGCTGCACCTCCGGCCACGGCATATCCGGGACACTCCAGTTATCGCTTGCAAGCCTGGTTGCTGCAATCTGCTTCTTTGCAGGGGGCATCCTGGTCGCCGGGATGATCTATGGGTTCACATTCATCTGA
- a CDS encoding DUF6691 family protein, whose product MGFDELRSNKSAQVLLGLFFGIIFGFLLHKGGVTQYDVILGQLLLTDFTVVKVMLSAVLVGMIGIHILKAAGLVRLHYKVGSAGATILGGLIFGAGFAILGYCPGTVAGAVGSGAADALIGVIGIVIGAAVFARFYPVLDRNILNKGVFPAETIPELLGVRPGIIVAVFSICIVGILYVLRMIGF is encoded by the coding sequence ATGGGTTTTGATGAACTGAGATCCAATAAAAGTGCCCAGGTTCTCCTCGGGCTCTTCTTCGGCATCATATTCGGCTTCCTCCTCCATAAAGGCGGGGTGACACAGTATGACGTGATACTCGGCCAGCTCCTCCTCACCGACTTCACGGTTGTGAAGGTGATGCTCTCGGCTGTTCTGGTTGGGATGATCGGGATCCATATACTGAAGGCAGCAGGGCTTGTCAGGCTCCATTACAAGGTGGGATCTGCTGGAGCCACCATTCTCGGCGGCCTGATCTTCGGCGCCGGGTTTGCGATCCTCGGATACTGTCCGGGTACGGTCGCAGGCGCGGTGGGTTCAGGTGCAGCTGATGCACTCATCGGCGTAATCGGTATTGTGATCGGGGCTGCAGTCTTTGCCCGCTTCTACCCGGTACTTGACCGGAACATCCTGAACAAGGGCGTCTTCCCGGCCGAGACGATCCCGGAGCTCCTGGGGGTTCGGCCGGGTATCATTGTCGCAGTCTTTTCGATCTGTATTGTCGGGATACTGTACGTGCTCAGGATGATCGGATTCTGA
- a CDS encoding class I SAM-dependent methyltransferase: MYQIEGDNLPQTITPEVLFRKAILRLALKGHERLLHCGSADALETAALAACLSRGSVVGLSPGLTRDPGDLFLRNRYQNITFIASDIEKMHFSGEFDTIFSQYALNWAVNPKKAYEALYTALSPEGRILIWLDADGLSEEVVREISALLNDPAWSGYFREYSFPYSLVTEDEAMELCEDAGFYLLSLERIERLLTFPDESSFAAWVEKTWHPLVSRLDRSVSDQFVSALMGIYQTLYHQSGESGATIPVAGIEIEGRRN; this comes from the coding sequence CTCGCCCTGAAAGGGCATGAACGGCTTCTGCACTGCGGATCGGCTGATGCGTTGGAGACTGCTGCACTTGCTGCATGCCTGTCGAGAGGCAGCGTGGTGGGTCTGTCTCCTGGACTTACCCGGGATCCGGGTGACCTCTTCCTCCGTAACCGGTACCAGAATATCACGTTCATTGCATCAGATATTGAAAAGATGCACTTTTCTGGAGAGTTTGATACCATCTTCTCCCAGTATGCATTAAACTGGGCAGTGAATCCGAAAAAAGCATATGAGGCTCTCTATACAGCCCTCTCTCCCGAGGGGCGTATCCTTATCTGGCTGGATGCAGACGGCCTGTCAGAAGAGGTGGTCAGGGAGATATCCGCCCTCCTGAACGATCCGGCATGGAGTGGGTACTTCAGGGAGTATTCCTTCCCATATTCCCTGGTGACCGAGGATGAGGCAATGGAGCTCTGCGAAGATGCAGGGTTCTATCTTCTCAGCCTTGAGAGAATAGAGCGCCTGCTCACGTTTCCTGATGAATCATCGTTTGCTGCATGGGTGGAGAAGACCTGGCACCCGCTCGTCTCACGTCTCGATCGGAGTGTCTCTGACCAGTTCGTCTCGGCACTGATGGGGATATATCAAACGCTGTACCACCAGTCCGGGGAGAGTGGCGCAACCATCCCGGTAGCAGGAATTGAGATCGAGGGAAGACGGAACTAG